The following DNA comes from Populus trichocarpa isolate Nisqually-1 chromosome 19, P.trichocarpa_v4.1, whole genome shotgun sequence.
tcttatgaaatttaTATACTCCATGATGACTTCAGCCATGGTACGTACTAACTCAAGAGAATAAATTGCTGCCGCTGTTATGTATTTTTACTTGTGCAATGTTGAAACAGATTCTTACCAGTGAAGAAGCAAAACAAGATCAGCAATCTGGAGAGAGAGGTCGAGTCACTGATTTGGGAGGCAGTGAAAGAACGTCGACAAGAATGTCAAGAGACAAATTCATCAGAAAAAGATTTAATGCTGTTACTTCTTGAAGGTGCCATCAATGATCAAAGTCTGGGCAAGGATGCATCCAAGAGCTTCGTAGTTGATAACTGCAAGACTATATACTTTGCTGGTCATGAATCAACGGCTGTTGCCGCCTCCTGGTGCTTGATGCTACTTGCTTTACATCCAGAATGGCAAGGTGGTATAAGGAAAGAACTAGCTGAAATATCCAAGGATGGCTTGCTATCTGTGGATTCACTCCATCATCTGAAAACGGTACACTGATAACCATCAAAACTTTAGAAATTCCGATGGtctcttaaagaaaaaaaataaaattatgcaaCAACAAGCTAGcacttgcatatatatatatatatatatatatatatatgtatagttaCCATGCATATATACTCCTGCAGGTGACGATGGTGATTCAAGAAGCCCTCCGCCTGTACCCACCAGCAGCATTTGTATCAAGAGAAGCACTTGAAGAAACCCAACTCGGAAACATTGTTGTTTCAAAGGGCGTATGTTTATGGACGTTGATACCGACATTACATAGAGATCCTGCAGTATGGGGATCTGATGCTAACGAGTTCAAACCTGAGAGGTTCACCTGGGGCGTCTCGAAAGCTTGCAAGTGCCCTCAAGCTTACATTCCGTTTGGGGTCGGCCCTCGCCTGTGCTTGGGCAAGAACTTCGCCATGGTTGAATTGAAGGTTGTCCTCTCCCTCATTGTTTCCAAGTTTAGCTTCTCCTTGTCTCCCAAGTATCATCACTCTCCTGCTTATAGAATGATTGTAGAACCCGGAGATGGTGTACAGATTCTCATTCAAAAGATTTGACCATGGCTGCATGAGCTAGCTCCCAGATTGCTTCTAGTAGTGTTCAAGTGTAGTTCTAGGCTGCTAGCTACATGTGAGGAAACTGGTCACTGCTTCTAGTAGTTATTTAAATAAGTACAGGTTTGTTTAATGTTTGATGCTTCAGTGTGAACTTCAAATCGAAGGTTCTATATCTACATTCAACAATGAAATGTAagttcgataaaaaaaaaaaaaaaatagtgagtTAACATCACCCTCACAAAATTACCAGAtctttcaatttgattattttcctTGCATATACGGATGCCCGTGACGTacagaatctaaaaaaaaactatctagtGGCAATTTGTTTTCTCCACCTTGGTGTTTATACGTTGCCCCCCACAtcgataagaaaaaaatctcaatcgCATTCTAGTTTATGATAATTAGAAAACTTATATTCTTAGATAAGATGCTtcttatattaaagaaaatatttattgttctacttaaaataaactatttttatattctaaacTCTAAATTAGGGGTGATTAaatttggttcggtttggttttataaaaaaaaataaccaaaccgaattttttttaaaaaaaaccgaaatccAACCGAGACAAGTTCAAACCGACCGATTTCGGTTTCGGTTctgtttttttggacaaaaaccagttcaaaccagttcggctcggttttttctgatttcgcttggttttttcggtttggctcggttttttttggtttggcttggttttttcctgttttttccggttcggttcagttttttcggtttcaggcttataaaaccaaaaccgaactacaccggtcggtttttttaaaattttaatcggtttaattggttttttttcacggttcaattttttcaattattttttttcctggttttcccggttttttgatttttttactcctCTCTACTCTAAATTTATTGGACCTTTCTAATTATTTGTCTAAACTTGACTTAGGTTTTCGGTTCCTCACTTCATAAAACACTGAATATTGGACCCAAAAGAATGATAGATATTGAATTAAGCTATTAAGCCctgtttttattatgtcttgGATTAAGCCCATAGACCACCACTCATTctaaacaattgttttttggatGTTGTGAATCTAGTTCAGATTAACTCGtgatatatgttaaaaaaagaattatgataAACATTACAAATAGATAATTTTaacattacattaaaaaaaatttatttctaaagataagtaataaaaaataaataaaaaaacaagaaaattgtttttaaatttttttaaaaataatatagttatcTTTGGGGTAACCCTGGCAGTAGATATGGTTAAGGTAAGGGATATTGCTCTAAGACAACATGTGTCTTACCAATCTAAttccatgaaaataatattttttttatgtttttacttttttaaaaatattcatcttaaaaaagacacaaaaaaatactcccataatttatttaaaattaaaaaacccaaaaaaactattttttgaaaaaaataagaaaactaaagTACATTGAAATCCTTTAGTTCTCAATCCGAACAAGAGGGattgaattttccttgtcaCTCCGAGCACCTAAACTTTTCTCGGCGATTGCATGTTTggaagttaatatatatatatatatagaaacaaattaaaataaaaaacaaatcagatgatatataagaaaactaaacaaatcaCCTGTGCTAAGAATAGatgattcataaaaaaaaaaaaaaattttttttagcaaattcCATGTTTTCTTTGCACTTAAATTCTACTTTATCAACAAGGATACTATCAATCATATTATCAATACcattattgatattatttataatatcattatgatcattataaaaataaaaataaacatcataaatTATTAGAGAAAGCCAATTCACATCTATCTCATCATAAATGAGatcattaaaattttcatgATACTCATCCCAATTAAGAAGTTGTCTCATTTACTCATGCCACTAAAACGAGTTGTCAGAATTGGTCATGgattctattaaaaaacatcatacaaTTTTgttaacattgaaaaaatagtagccaataaaaaaaattcaataaaaacctaacattaaataatgaaattaaaaaataaataaataaataaaaaaaataaaaagaaaaggctctGGTGTGTGGGCCATGCATGAGTGACCCAACATGCCTAACCTTAAAAAATCTCAGGCTAATAAGCTTTTTATCTGCTAGCCTAATTTCTAGCAACCAAAGGGTGGCCGGAGAGTTAAGTCAtggatttttttacaaaaaaaaattatattctcaattctttcttttttttttagacaaaaatcacataaaaaactttctatatatattgataaacTTATCTATAGCctcaaataacctaaaaaaaccctaaaaatccaaaataacccaaaataaaaaaaactttctagtTTATATGTACCATTCAAAATGATAGAAGAATAAAGAATACGTAAGTGAAACTCttctcatcaaatgaaactaattaacaccaaaatcaatttttttcgtgGTTGAAATCGTGTCAACTTAGACTCTTTATCCACAACTAGAATTCGATCACTCTCTCACCTCTTCAActatgaattgaaaaataaaaataaaataaaataaaattttgtatcacaattaattttttaaaatattatcgaACCAAAAAGTTATCAAGTCAGAGgataaattttaaacttttagcACAATTTTTCAAACACCAACCCATGGATTGCCATATTAAAAACTccagatatttttataattgttttacaatataataatgccataacttttgaccaaaaaaatatctcaactcTCTTGAGTAAAACCCTGTGCGATAGATGAAGTGGATTTAACTCAGCTAAAAGAGCAGTAAGCTCCATCTCCAGGCAATATATTATCGTAGCTAGGGGTGGATTACGCGTGGAGTTCAATGAGTCACTACTGGAAGACGAAGAAGATAAGAGGATTTGATCGTAGGATAACGCGTTGGATTCTCTAAATGGATCGGTATAATTGACTCTGCTTGTGTGTCCTCCTCGTTCATAAGAACAGTAAGGTCAGCCAGCTTGGATATTCCCTGTGGGTATCCTTAATGCTCAAATTGAAAACAGCTTGGAGTAattagtgttttcttttgattttttttaatagtttgaCCTAGATGTTACTTTTTAATACACGAAACTAAGATCAAAcgatatgtttttcttttcaaaataatttttttttgggagaaGTGATTAAGAGATTATTTGACAAattggttgcggttgctttttaaataacttttagtGCTAAAATGcatatcaatgatttttttttattttttaaaaattatttttaatatcagcacatcaaaacgatctaaaacatacaaaatatattaaattttagttaaaaaaaattaaattttctgaGAACACGGTTTCCCAAACGTATTCTCAGTTAGGCCAtggatttttttacaatataataatGCCATAAGTTGTGATGGTTAATAATGAGAATacaattttcataatattaaatttccactatttgatttgatttgggaaggtagaattttcaaaaaagttAGATTCCCAGGAACAATTAAGGGCTGATTAATTAGAAATGTGTTgcaaatagtattttttaaaataaaattttattgtttgtttaaaattaattttttaatatttttagattgttttgatgttctgatataaaaaaatattttttttaaaaaaaaatattattttaatatattttcaagaaaaaaacattttaaaaaataatcgataTTAAGGtacaataatatctttttatttttctaattgaatcaAACATTGACCAATTACTTATACTACCAAGATTAAAAAGGCAGATAACCATCTAGTAAAAATCCAGTGATAATAGCTTGggattaagaggtttgctcctctatgatctcaggttcgagctttgtagttgctaatatgatagccaTTTAAAacttatatggtcattaacttcaagcACCCGTAGAATTaatcgaggtgcacgcaagctgacccgaacatcataataataatacaataataataataataataaaaagaatgaaaaggcAGCTTCAGCCCAAAAAATATTTGGGCAAGTTGTTGATCGTTTTCCCTAAATATCTTTGgtggccatatatatatatatatatatatatatatatatattaatgagatgGGGTTGGGTTGATGATCATGTGAGGGCTTTCTTATCCTTCGAAGCACCCGAGGAAAAAagataaactaaatattttctttgaataggTTCAAGGAGTGcttgttgattttattgaagTCAACTAGCTAGAGCTCATAGAAGTCCAACTATGCTAACTATGGATTAGATCAACTAGCTTAGTTAGTATTGTTCCTGAATTGCATGTGCGGACGTACGCGTTGTCGTGCTGGGGCAAGCAAATCTTGACATTTTACCGTGTTCTTGAcatttaaatacatatttttattggggatttttttttatttttattctaatttttttagttatagtccaattgactaaaatataatttaatattttaataaatataaaatattatttaaaaaacaaaaataattaatgcgTACAACACACATGCCGGTGAGTGAGAAACATTGCATTCTTCTAATGGTGCGTGATGTGTCTCTTGTTGGCTTAACACTGCCTTCCACGACAATGTTGGAAGGGTTTTGAAATCATCTTCCTAGTTGTAAGATGCATGTACATGATGCCATATCTGTTGAGCTCCAGTGAAATTTTTTCcttcacatttattttatttttctttcattgccTCGATTTTCACATATActcttctaaaaattaaatgtttcttgttaatttatatttatatcaattttattttttatttttttattgttatttattttttttaacttttttaagatgattttttttttaatttcatccgtcaacatttgatttcatttaattctaTTATCCAATtcagttctcattcttttgatcatttttttgttttaaatccttttctttatttattttatttttcaatttcatccctcgttaaattatttcatttaatttttatactagatttggtctttattatttttattgctacttttttaaatatttttcttgttaattgtttttcaatttcatcccttgatgttttgatgattgagaattttgctttgtaattttttcttatttgttttctataaggtaaTCTCGTTTTCATGACATAAGTCACCTGTTTTAAATATTAGCCCAATTtgactttggtcttttttaattgattttattttttattttatcatttgacattgggTTATTGAGccttgagcttcatgatttttttcgcTTTTATTTCTAAGAGGTTATTTTGACATTATGTCCTGAGTCGcaggttagtcgagttaacctgagttgacttgagttttttcgATGCTTTTTCTTCAGTTAATTTTgtctttcattattttgtttacttAAAAGTTAACATCTATTgttctattcattttttttatacaaggtTATCCCACTCGCATGACTGGGCCTCAGATTTAGCACACTAACTCAagttaggtattttttttttaaaattatttcttttagcaCACTTCagcatttgatttgttggtaattaaactttgaatttttttcatttttctttttatgaggttatccattatcctttatttttttattttttgttatcaaaataagattattgagacttttttagaatatttagagagtatctttttataatattagcaagtgttaatttttttcgattaattattgtctttttttttgttttgttttttttttattttcgttggcttttttataatcatattattgAATTAACAAAACTTATTGAActcattcaaattaataatttatattccaaaattttcttacttttttaaaattactaattttttttaatattaaaaaaattaattcagtcCACGACCCAGCACGGTATAATCTATATAATAGATTGTTATTCGCAGTCATGCatagggaaaagaaaagaatggtgAATGGCCAATGCATCACAAGCTGTGCAATTGAGCTatgagataatatatatatatatatatatatatatatatatatatatatatatatatcgtacaactttttttaaaaaaagaaaaacaacactcacatatataatatttctagCTGAGAAACatccttttattaatttatttgagaGCAGAAACTTATTGCATAGCTAGATTGGCCTTTCTTCGGATGATTAAATTACAGAAGGTAGAATATCCAAGAACGCATGCATGCATATAACGAACATGATGTTATTTATACATCATCAGTTTACACTCATTTGgtggaaaatttgaatttggCACAATTTGTCCCTACTGACAAAATTGATGAGCTGAATCCCAATTTCTTTGACTGTAGATCGAATTTTAGCATGTTATCCTCCAATTGATAACCACCAATCACTATAGATGGACCTCCAATCCAATTCGATACCATTGGATTGACCCCAGCATCCATAAAACCCAGACACCAAAGGTCAACTGTTTTCTTCGTAATCCTCACCATAGAATTCGATCCAAAAATCTTCCAAACCACATCTGGTCTATCCAACACAAGATCTATTATTGGTACAGCAGGTCCCATTTGTGTGTTCTTAACAGCACTCGCAGGGTAGCAGACACTGAATGGCTTAACAGGCTTTGTTGTAGTAAGATTGAAAGCAGATGAAACTGCTTCCTTCAAAAAAGCCAGAATAAAAGCCTTGTAAATAGAACTCTGTAACTTTGTGTATGGCACAACAGTGCTGATCTTGGTCCCCCCAGAACCAGTCTTACCATTAATGGCCAATAGTGATCTGTTCAAAGCCACCATCTTTCCGTTCACTTTCATGGAAGTCAACCCTATATAATATTCAGAAGAGGGTGTGGGTTTATCTGGTTCAGAATCTTTTCCAAACGGGTTCAAAATGAGAGGAGTGTAAAGAAGTGCTTTTGAGAGGTCAATCCCTGGCAAAAAATTATAAGGCCCATTGCTACCGAAAAGAGCCACGCCAGGTTGAGATTTGGATCCTGACAAGCAGATGGCAAAACAatttggagaagaagagaagacttTGTTGATCTGTATCGGGATAGATATATTTGAGTCCCCCAAGGCCGCTAAGCCAGTGACACCTTTAGCTAGGCCTTTGAGAAAACCAGTTCGAGCAcaagaaaagatgaaattattgatCAAAGTAAGAGAACCTTGTGTGTTGGGCAAGGCGAAGGAGTCAATAAGGGCAGTGTTGAGGCCATCAACTTTTCTGTAGTCAACAGGTTTGATGGGGTTATCAGGGAGGAAGAGGAAAGAGTTGTTACCACAATTTGGACTTGGCGGACCGTCGCAAAGGTCCAAGCAAGTATAAGCGCCAAGTAAATTAGCGATGGAACTGTTACAGGGGACATGTTGGTAAGTCAAGGAAGTGTAGTCGTCGCAATTTACCCAGGTGAATGTAGCGCCAAGGTCCAAGAGCAATTTGGTGAGCTTGAGAGGGGTTTGTAGGTATGCAGTGATGACATATTGGCTGGTTGAATGGTCCTTCTGGATCGGTGTTTGGAGGGGAAGAGCTGCCTGAGAAGAGATAAAAgataggaagaagaaaagacttAGAAGAGGGACGGCTAGCTTTGCCATTAAcatatttttgtgtgtgttgagAGTAGGATTAATTAATTGTGATCAAGCCAATGATGTGAAAATGAGTCATTTATAGAGTTCTTACCCTCGAAGAAATGCATGAAATGAATCTCGTGAAGTCCCCGTAGCTTTAGGTGAAAGCATAGATGGTGGCATATTGTTTaggaattaattaaataaaactggGTAAAAACCAGCAGCTGGTTCATCGtacattgtttatataaatagtcTAGCTatccttctattttctttttctttttttaatatcaaaagtgTGAGAAAGTCATCGTAAAATGTCAAAAGCAAGACAAAGTCATTATGGACTATATTTCGgccattaaaaaagttgtttttattgtcagcagatttgagaaaaattctattgagttgttttttattcttatcttgttttaaaaaataaatcagggTTAAAAGGTGATTTTTTCCATGGTTTgaatgtattttaaaacaaattttaaggTGCTTTGAGTTACAAGATTGATTTATTAAGATAATAAGAATTATTATAAGttgtttgaatataaaaattacattgaaaaaaaatttaaatccaaaaaacccTAGCTTAATTTTTCGACCACCTCTTGCATGGTCAGAAACTATTGTGGTAGACAATATGGAGtctgtctttattttttttatataaaaaaataaataaaagtagatAACAACCCCTATTTCCAACAAAAACTAGTCATATGAGCTTGCTCTTGTAGGCTTTATAcgtgactctttttttttcattaggcTAGATGCGCTAGGTAATTTAAGGccaaacatgttttttgtttattgaacccattatattttttctttttttaaaaaaagtaaacttcaataaaataagtaactttaaaacatattaaaacatcattttattagatattcaatttatatttattttttatgacatcatagtgtgttttttttttataaaattatcaaaagcttttttcatgtatgtttatatttttttcttaaattttatttgttttcttttcaacatagggttttttttagtattgcatgattacattaaaaaatagatttcaaaatGTTCTGgtgtatttttcttatatatatgttCTTAAAGCATCCGTGATATAATCATCAAAACAATACTTTCTTTTATTAAACTATACTTTTATGATTCTGTTAAATTatttacttcaaaaaataaactaaacctAAGATACAGGTTCTTGTTAAATATCAAGTGCACTAAACTGATCCGCATTAAAATTCCATATAAAGAGATTGCTCGTGTATATGTTAAGATCCACCAAGAAACTATGTAAGTGATTCATAGACTTGAAATCACCATATTATCTTGATATGGTCAACCTTAGTTTCATCCATGAAGATTCAACCAGCCTTGGTTTTACCATGTGTGTGAACTTGACCCAATTCTAGTGGAGGTGGTTTTAGCCTAAAAAGGTCAACCCAAGTTTGGTTGATTAATGGCAGCATAAGAGGTATGTTTAAGCTATATTTTGAGTCTTGTATAGGCCTTAATTATGTGTATGGGTTTGGGAATTATTAGGTTTTGATTTGGAAAGGATTAATTAAAGTGTTAGAGtctttttcttacaaggatttatAAAAAATCCTAACTACAAAAGGACATGTGGGTGGCACTTTTTTGGATGCTTATGCATGAGGGAGATTTTCTTGTGTAAAAGGGAGCATATTTGTAGTAGCAAAGATTGAATTGATGGG
Coding sequences within:
- the LOC18108372 gene encoding cytochrome P450 714A1, which translates into the protein MEVSLPCLRLVSSLTLLALVFFLVHVCYTVLLKSERIKRKLRMQGIQGPPPSFLYGNLPEMQKIQLNTLKASSFQAPDFIAHDYTSTVFPYFEQWRKEYGPVYTYSTGLRQHLYVNQPELVKEMNQMISLDLGKPSYLTKRMAPLLGNGIVRSNGLVWAQQRKIVAPEFYMDKVKGMVGLMVESAQPLLKKWEECIEAQGGITADVKVDEDLRELSANVISRACFGSSYSKGKQIFSKLRSLQQTFSNQNILFGVTNFGFLPVKKQNKISNLEREVESLIWEAVKERRQECQETNSSEKDLMLLLLEGAINDQSLGKDASKSFVVDNCKTIYFAGHESTAVAASWCLMLLALHPEWQGGIRKELAEISKDGLLSVDSLHHLKTVTMVIQEALRLYPPAAFVSREALEETQLGNIVVSKGVCLWTLIPTLHRDPAVWGSDANEFKPERFTWGVSKACKCPQAYIPFGVGPRLCLGKNFAMVELKVVLSLIVSKFSFSLSPKYHHSPAYRMIVEPGDGVQILIQKI
- the LOC112325265 gene encoding probable aspartic proteinase GIP1; this encodes MLMAKLAVPLLSLFFFLSFISSQAALPLQTPIQKDHSTSQYVITAYLQTPLKLTKLLLDLGATFTWVNCDDYTSLTYQHVPCNSSIANLLGAYTCLDLCDGPPSPNCGNNSFLFLPDNPIKPVDYRKVDGLNTALIDSFALPNTQGSLTLINNFIFSCARTGFLKGLAKGVTGLAALGDSNISIPIQINKVFSSSPNCFAICLSGSKSQPGVALFGSNGPYNFLPGIDLSKALLYTPLILNPFGKDSEPDKPTPSSEYYIGLTSMKVNGKMVALNRSLLAINGKTGSGGTKISTVVPYTKLQSSIYKAFILAFLKEAVSSAFNLTTTKPVKPFSVCYPASAVKNTQMGPAVPIIDLVLDRPDVVWKIFGSNSMVRITKKTVDLWCLGFMDAGVNPMVSNWIGGPSIVIGGYQLEDNMLKFDLQSKKLGFSSSILSVGTNCAKFKFSTK